One window of Manihot esculenta cultivar AM560-2 chromosome 17, M.esculenta_v8, whole genome shotgun sequence genomic DNA carries:
- the LOC110605365 gene encoding uncharacterized membrane protein At4g09580 produces MRTGSAGTEGEIREANNVSVNMGSGFPLSFWEVTVATTVVLGFVLGLLGVYLTMPPSDYSFLKLPRTLEDLQILRDHLESYTSDYTAQVLVGYCVVYIFMQTFMIPGTVFMSLLAGALFGVFKGVALVVFTATAGASSCYFLSKVIGRPLVFSLWPDKLSFFQEQVARRRECLLNYMLFLRLTPTLPNTFINVASPIVDVPYHIFFLATIIGLIPAAYVTVKAGIALGELQSLGDLYDFNSIATLFLIGVVSITPTLMSKAKP; encoded by the exons ATGAGGACAGGAAGCGCAGGAACAGAAGGAGAAATTCGAGAGGCAAATAATGTCAGTGTAAATATGGGATCTGGGTTTCCTTTAAGCTTTTGGGAGGTAACGGTGGCTACCACTGTTGTCTTAGGATTTGTTCTCGGTCTTTTGGGGGTTTATCTTACCATGCCTCCTTCCGATTACAGCTTCCTCAAGCTGCCTCGGACCCTTGAAGATCTTCAAATCCTCAG AGATCACCTTGAGAGCTACACAAGTGACTACACTGCGCAAGTCCTGGTAGGATATTGTGTGGTCTACATTTTCATGCAAACATTTATGATTCCTGGGACTGTTTTTATGTCATTGCTTGCTGGTGCTCTTTTCGGAGTATTTAAAGGTGTGGCTTTGGTGGTGTTCACTGCTACTGCTGGTGCTTCTTCATGCTATTTCCTTTCAAAAGTGATTGGACGGCCTCTGGTATTCTCTTTGTGGCCTGACAAACTGAGCTTCTTCCAAGAGCAG GTAGCTAGAAGAAGAGAATGCTTATTGAACTACATGCTTTTCTTGAGGCTAACCCCAACTCTTCCAAATACATTCATAAATGTTGCTTCACCAATAGTAGATGTGCCGTATCATATTTTTTTCTTGGCAACCATTATCGGACTCATTCCTGCTGCTTATGTCACTGTCAAG GCTGGTATAGCTCTTGGAGAATTGCAATCGCTCGGAGACCTTTACGACTTCAATTCCATTGCTACTCTATTCCTTATCGGAGTTGTCTCTATCACGCCGACTTTGATGAGCAAGGCTAAACCGTAG